In the genome of Meles meles chromosome 16, mMelMel3.1 paternal haplotype, whole genome shotgun sequence, one region contains:
- the SLC3A1 gene encoding neutral and basic amino acid transport protein rBAT isoform X2, translating into MAEDKGKRDSIGMSLRGCRTNNGFVQNEDILEKEPDLGSPSDSAVAILSPAEPALQGIRPYAGMPKEVLFQFSRQARYRVPREVLFWLTVASVLMLTVATIVIIAVSPKCLDWWQAGPIYQIYPRSFKDSDQDGNGDLRGIQEKLDYIASLNIKTIWITSFYKSSLKDFRHGVEDFREIDPIFGTMKDFENLVTAIHDKGLKLIIDFIPNHTSDKHAWFQLSRNRTGKYTDYYIWHDCRRDGGTTIPPNNWEIIQFWLQKGVDGFSFDAVKFLLEAEHLRDEAQVNKAQIPDTVTHYWELYHDFTTTQVGMHDIVRSFRQTMDQYSREPGRYRFMGTEAYGESIDRTMMYYGLPFIQEADFPFNNYLSKLNTPSGTSVFEVITSWMENMPEGKWPNWMIGGPDNARLTSRFGEEYVNIMNMLIFTLPGTPITYYGEEIGMRNILDTNLNESYDVNTLLSKSPMQWDNSSNAGFSEASHTWLPTNSDYHTVNVDVQKTKSRSALKLYQDLSLLHANELLLSRGWFCYLRNDSHSVVYARELDGIDRVFLVVLNFGESTTVNLKEMISNIPTRVRIRLSTNSTYEGSEVDTYGILLDKGEGLILEYNTKNPLHHQTAFRDRCFVSNRACYSSVLNILHSLC; encoded by the exons ATGGCTGAGGATAAAGGCAAGAGAGACTCCATCGGGATGAGTCTGCGGGGATGCCGGACAAACAACGGGTTTGTGCAGAACGAAGACATCCTGGAGAAGGAGCCGGACCTGGGAAGCCCGTCTGACAGTGCAGTGGCCATCCTTAGCCCCGCCGAGCCGGCCCTGCAAGGCATCAGGCCGTATGCGGGCATGCCCAAAGAGGTGCTGTTCCAGTTCTCCAGACAGGCCCGCTACCGGGTGCCCCGGGAGGTGCTCTTCTGGCTCACAGTGGCTTCTGTGCTCATGCTCACTGTGGCCACCATAGTCATCATCGCCGTCTCGCCCAAGTGCCTGGACTGGTGGCAGGCGGGGCCCATATATCAGATCTACCCGCGGTCTTTCAAGGACAGTGACCAGGATGGGAACGGAGACCTGAGAG gTATCCAAGAGAAACTGGACTACATTgcaagtttaaatataaaaactatttgGATTACTTCATTCTATAAATCATCCCTTAAAGATTTCCGTCACGGTGTTGAAGATTTCCGAGAAATTGATCCTATTTTTGGAACGATGAAAGATTTTGAGAATCTGGTTACAGCCATACATGATAAAG gtttaaaattaataattgatTTCATACCAAACCATACCAGTGATAAACATGCTTGGTTTCAACTGAGTCGGAATCGGACAGGGAAGTACACGGACTATTACATCTGGCATGACTGTAGGCGTGACGGTGGCACAACCATACCACCCAACAACTGG GAAATTATACAGTTCTGGCTCCAAAAGGGTGTTGATGGCTTTAGTTTCGATGCTGTTAAATTTCTTCTAGAAGCAGAGCATCTGAGAGATGAAGCCCAAGTGAATAAGGCTCAAATACCG GACACAGTGACACATTACTGGGAGCTGTACCACGACTTCACCACCACGCAAGTGGGAATGCATGACATTGTCCGGAGCTTCCGGCAAACAATGGACCAgtacagcagggagcctgggagaTACAG GTTCATGGGGACTGAAGCCTATGGAGAGAGCATTGACAGGACCATGATGTACTATGGGCTGCCTTTTATTCAAGAAGCAGATTTTCCCTTCAACAATTATCTCAGTAAGCTAAACACTCCTTCTGGGACCAGTGTGTTTGAGGTTATCACATCCTGGATGGAAAACATGCCAGAAGGAAAATGGCCTAATTGGATG ATTGGTGGACCGGACAACGCCCGGCTGACCTCTCGTTTTGGGGAAGAATATGTCAACATCATGAACATGCTTATTTTCACACTCCCTGGAACTCCCATAACTTACTATGGGGAAGAAATAGGAATGAGAAATATTTTAGACACAAATCTCAACGAAAGCTATGATGTT AATACCCTCCTCTCAAAGTCACCAATGCAGTGGGACAATAGCTCAAATGCTGGTTTTTCTGAAGCCAGTCATACCTGGTTACCCACCAATTCAGATTACCATACTGTGAATGTTGAT gtCCAAAAGACTAAATCCAGATCAGCACTGAAGTTATATCAAGACTTAAGTCTGCTTCATGCCAATGAGCTGCTCCTCAGCAGGGGCTGGTTTTGCTATTTGAGGAATGACAGCCACTCTGTTGTGTACGCAAGAGAGCTGGATGGCATCGACAGAGTCTTTCTTGTGGTTCTGAAttttggagaatcaacaacagtCAATCTAAAGGAAATGATTTCTAATATTCCCACGAGAGTGAGGATAAGGTTAAGTACCAATTCGACTTATGAGGGCAGTGAAGTTGATACATATGGCATTTTACTGGACAAAGGAGAAGGCCTCATCCTTGAATACAACACGAAAAATCCCCTTCATCACCAAACAGCTTTCAGAGACAGATGTTTTGTCTCCAACCGGGCGTGCTACTCCAGTGTGTTAAACATACTGCACAGCCTGTGTTAG
- the SLC3A1 gene encoding neutral and basic amino acid transport protein rBAT isoform X1 translates to MAEDKGKRDSIGMSLRGCRTNNGFVQNEDILEKEPDLGSPSDSAVAILSPAEPALQGIRPYAGMPKEVLFQFSRQARYRVPREVLFWLTVASVLMLTVATIVIIAVSPKCLDWWQAGPIYQIYPRSFKDSDQDGNGDLRGIQEKLDYIASLNIKTIWITSFYKSSLKDFRHGVEDFREIDPIFGTMKDFENLVTAIHDKGLKLIIDFIPNHTSDKHAWFQLSRNRTGKYTDYYIWHDCRRDGGTTIPPNNWLSVYGNSSWHFDQVRNQCYFHQFLKEQPDLNFHNLDVQEEIKEIIQFWLQKGVDGFSFDAVKFLLEAEHLRDEAQVNKAQIPDTVTHYWELYHDFTTTQVGMHDIVRSFRQTMDQYSREPGRYRFMGTEAYGESIDRTMMYYGLPFIQEADFPFNNYLSKLNTPSGTSVFEVITSWMENMPEGKWPNWMIGGPDNARLTSRFGEEYVNIMNMLIFTLPGTPITYYGEEIGMRNILDTNLNESYDVNTLLSKSPMQWDNSSNAGFSEASHTWLPTNSDYHTVNVDVQKTKSRSALKLYQDLSLLHANELLLSRGWFCYLRNDSHSVVYARELDGIDRVFLVVLNFGESTTVNLKEMISNIPTRVRIRLSTNSTYEGSEVDTYGILLDKGEGLILEYNTKNPLHHQTAFRDRCFVSNRACYSSVLNILHSLC, encoded by the exons ATGGCTGAGGATAAAGGCAAGAGAGACTCCATCGGGATGAGTCTGCGGGGATGCCGGACAAACAACGGGTTTGTGCAGAACGAAGACATCCTGGAGAAGGAGCCGGACCTGGGAAGCCCGTCTGACAGTGCAGTGGCCATCCTTAGCCCCGCCGAGCCGGCCCTGCAAGGCATCAGGCCGTATGCGGGCATGCCCAAAGAGGTGCTGTTCCAGTTCTCCAGACAGGCCCGCTACCGGGTGCCCCGGGAGGTGCTCTTCTGGCTCACAGTGGCTTCTGTGCTCATGCTCACTGTGGCCACCATAGTCATCATCGCCGTCTCGCCCAAGTGCCTGGACTGGTGGCAGGCGGGGCCCATATATCAGATCTACCCGCGGTCTTTCAAGGACAGTGACCAGGATGGGAACGGAGACCTGAGAG gTATCCAAGAGAAACTGGACTACATTgcaagtttaaatataaaaactatttgGATTACTTCATTCTATAAATCATCCCTTAAAGATTTCCGTCACGGTGTTGAAGATTTCCGAGAAATTGATCCTATTTTTGGAACGATGAAAGATTTTGAGAATCTGGTTACAGCCATACATGATAAAG gtttaaaattaataattgatTTCATACCAAACCATACCAGTGATAAACATGCTTGGTTTCAACTGAGTCGGAATCGGACAGGGAAGTACACGGACTATTACATCTGGCATGACTGTAGGCGTGACGGTGGCACAACCATACCACCCAACAACTGG TTAAGTGTATACGGAAACTCCAGTTGGCACTTCGACCAAGTACGAAACCAGTGTTATTTCCACCAGTTTTTGAAAGAGCAACCTGATTTAAATTTCCACAATCTTGACgtgcaagaagaaataaaa GAAATTATACAGTTCTGGCTCCAAAAGGGTGTTGATGGCTTTAGTTTCGATGCTGTTAAATTTCTTCTAGAAGCAGAGCATCTGAGAGATGAAGCCCAAGTGAATAAGGCTCAAATACCG GACACAGTGACACATTACTGGGAGCTGTACCACGACTTCACCACCACGCAAGTGGGAATGCATGACATTGTCCGGAGCTTCCGGCAAACAATGGACCAgtacagcagggagcctgggagaTACAG GTTCATGGGGACTGAAGCCTATGGAGAGAGCATTGACAGGACCATGATGTACTATGGGCTGCCTTTTATTCAAGAAGCAGATTTTCCCTTCAACAATTATCTCAGTAAGCTAAACACTCCTTCTGGGACCAGTGTGTTTGAGGTTATCACATCCTGGATGGAAAACATGCCAGAAGGAAAATGGCCTAATTGGATG ATTGGTGGACCGGACAACGCCCGGCTGACCTCTCGTTTTGGGGAAGAATATGTCAACATCATGAACATGCTTATTTTCACACTCCCTGGAACTCCCATAACTTACTATGGGGAAGAAATAGGAATGAGAAATATTTTAGACACAAATCTCAACGAAAGCTATGATGTT AATACCCTCCTCTCAAAGTCACCAATGCAGTGGGACAATAGCTCAAATGCTGGTTTTTCTGAAGCCAGTCATACCTGGTTACCCACCAATTCAGATTACCATACTGTGAATGTTGAT gtCCAAAAGACTAAATCCAGATCAGCACTGAAGTTATATCAAGACTTAAGTCTGCTTCATGCCAATGAGCTGCTCCTCAGCAGGGGCTGGTTTTGCTATTTGAGGAATGACAGCCACTCTGTTGTGTACGCAAGAGAGCTGGATGGCATCGACAGAGTCTTTCTTGTGGTTCTGAAttttggagaatcaacaacagtCAATCTAAAGGAAATGATTTCTAATATTCCCACGAGAGTGAGGATAAGGTTAAGTACCAATTCGACTTATGAGGGCAGTGAAGTTGATACATATGGCATTTTACTGGACAAAGGAGAAGGCCTCATCCTTGAATACAACACGAAAAATCCCCTTCATCACCAAACAGCTTTCAGAGACAGATGTTTTGTCTCCAACCGGGCGTGCTACTCCAGTGTGTTAAACATACTGCACAGCCTGTGTTAG